The Pseudanabaena galeata CCNP1313 genome includes a region encoding these proteins:
- a CDS encoding SirB1 family protein, whose translation MLTLSPARQKFWQIAHTPDQDMSIDHLLEGALAIAWEEYPRMDLGYYREIFDRMVDDLQPRIAKMHYPLKVVQEINQYLFAEQGFRGNDGDYYDPRNSFITDVLERRLGIPLSLSLVYMVICDRLGFPMDGISFPAHFIIRPRHPDLEIFIDPYNKGEILFPEDCAAKLTQLYGYEIPLQPEYLEPVSIRRILDRLLTNLKLIYLRRREPDKALAAIERSLMLNPDVPTQWRDRGLICYQLDRFTEARIDLENYLQSVPYAEDGRVILQLIEEIKPKTL comes from the coding sequence GTGTTGACTCTTTCCCCAGCGCGGCAAAAGTTTTGGCAAATTGCCCATACACCTGATCAAGACATGTCGATTGACCATTTGCTCGAAGGAGCATTGGCGATCGCATGGGAAGAATATCCTCGTATGGATCTCGGTTATTATCGAGAAATTTTTGATCGCATGGTTGATGATTTGCAACCACGAATTGCCAAAATGCATTACCCGCTCAAGGTGGTGCAGGAAATTAATCAATATTTATTTGCCGAACAAGGTTTTCGTGGCAATGACGGCGATTATTACGATCCCCGCAATAGTTTCATCACGGATGTTTTAGAGCGTCGTTTAGGTATTCCCCTGTCGCTATCACTGGTTTATATGGTGATTTGCGATCGCCTTGGATTTCCGATGGATGGAATTAGTTTCCCAGCCCATTTTATTATTCGTCCTCGGCATCCTGATCTGGAGATTTTCATTGATCCCTACAATAAGGGCGAAATTTTATTTCCTGAAGACTGTGCTGCCAAGTTGACACAGCTATATGGCTATGAGATCCCGCTTCAGCCCGAATATCTCGAACCTGTTAGTATTCGCCGCATTTTAGATCGGTTACTCACTAATCTCAAACTGATCTATCTCCGCCGCCGTGAGCCAGACAAAGCCTTAGCCGCTATCGAGCGATCGCTGATGCTCAATCCTGATGTGCCAACCCAATGGCGCGATCGTGGTTTAATTTGCTATCAGTTAGATCGCTTTACCGAAGCAAGGATTGATCTGGAAAACTATTTGCAAAGTGTCCCCTATGCAGAGGATGGTCGGGTGATTTTACAATTAATCGAAGAAATCAAACCTAAGACTTTGTGA
- a CDS encoding N-acetyl sugar amidotransferase — MLKYCTRCVMPYTRPDLHLDEEGVCNACRSYESRKLVNWDLRRQELLTILDRYQSNGSNWDCIVPVSGGKDSTYQVVRMLQLGMNPLCVTSTTCDLSAIGRKNIDNVKRLGVDYMEFSPNPLVRVKLNRIGLTEVGDISWPEHVGIFTIPVRAAVQFNVPLIIWGENSQNEYGGPAGAAENNILTRRWLEEFGGLLGLRVSDLSTTYAIEQKHLLPYQYPTDEELQRVGVTGLFLGHYIPWDGLSNALIAQANGLTTFAQAVEGSMVNYENLDNHQTGIHDYFKFLKFGFARSTDIACLHVRRGRITRQDALDIVLARDGKFPWTYLGKPLKDILDPLDLSIDEFIKICDRFTNKKIFKRNTAGMLIKDKHGNLEKLNNDNL, encoded by the coding sequence ATGCTTAAATACTGTACCCGATGTGTAATGCCTTACACAAGACCAGATCTTCATTTAGACGAAGAAGGCGTATGTAATGCTTGTCGGTCTTATGAAAGTAGAAAATTAGTAAATTGGGACTTACGTCGTCAAGAATTACTAACAATTTTAGACCGATATCAAAGCAATGGAAGTAATTGGGATTGTATTGTACCTGTAAGTGGAGGAAAGGATAGTACATATCAGGTGGTTAGAATGCTACAGCTTGGGATGAATCCTCTGTGTGTAACATCTACCACATGCGATCTTTCTGCGATTGGTAGAAAAAATATTGATAACGTTAAGCGTCTCGGTGTTGACTATATGGAGTTTTCCCCAAATCCATTAGTCCGAGTAAAACTTAACCGTATTGGACTAACAGAGGTAGGTGATATTTCATGGCCAGAGCATGTTGGTATATTTACAATTCCTGTTCGTGCTGCTGTGCAGTTTAATGTCCCTCTAATCATTTGGGGGGAAAATTCTCAAAATGAATATGGCGGTCCTGCTGGTGCTGCTGAAAATAATATTCTTACCCGCAGGTGGCTCGAAGAGTTTGGTGGACTATTAGGTTTACGTGTTAGCGATCTATCAACTACATATGCTATTGAGCAAAAGCATTTGTTACCATACCAATATCCAACTGATGAAGAATTACAGAGGGTAGGAGTCACTGGCTTGTTTCTTGGTCATTATATTCCTTGGGATGGACTTTCAAACGCGCTAATTGCTCAAGCTAATGGATTGACAACTTTTGCTCAAGCAGTTGAGGGATCGATGGTAAATTATGAAAACCTTGACAACCATCAAACTGGAATTCATGACTACTTTAAGTTCTTAAAATTTGGATTCGCTCGCTCTACTGATATTGCTTGCCTACATGTACGTAGAGGAAGAATCACCCGTCAAGATGCTTTGGATATAGTCTTAGCAAGAGATGGAAAATTTCCTTGGACTTATCTAGGAAAGCCCTTGAAAGATATTCTCGATCCACTAGATCTATCTATTGATGAATTTATTAAAATCTGCGATCGCTTCACTAATAAAAAAATATTTAAACGCAACACAGCAGGAATGCTAATTAAAGATAAACACGGCAACCTTGAGAAATTGAATAATGATAATTTGTAA
- a CDS encoding peroxiredoxin, which yields MSEFLRVGCPAPDFEADAVVDQEFTKIKLSSYQKNQKNKYVVLFFYPLDFTFVCPTEVIAFSDRYEEFAKLNTEVIGISVDSQYAHLAWIQTPLADGGLGGDIKCPLVSDLTKAIATSFNVLDPIAGIALRGLFIIDKAGIVQHATINNLAFGRSIDETLRTLKAIQHTQIHDDEVCPVDWQQGMATIKVK from the coding sequence ATGTCAGAATTCTTGCGCGTGGGTTGTCCTGCTCCAGATTTTGAGGCTGATGCTGTAGTTGATCAGGAATTTACAAAAATTAAGCTTTCTAGTTACCAAAAAAATCAAAAAAACAAATATGTTGTTCTCTTCTTTTATCCCCTAGACTTTACTTTTGTTTGTCCTACAGAAGTAATCGCCTTTAGCGATCGCTATGAAGAGTTTGCCAAACTAAACACTGAAGTAATTGGCATTTCTGTAGATAGTCAATACGCGCATCTAGCTTGGATTCAAACACCGCTTGCGGATGGTGGACTGGGTGGTGACATTAAGTGTCCGCTTGTTTCGGATTTGACCAAGGCGATCGCCACCTCTTTTAATGTGCTTGATCCTATTGCAGGTATAGCTTTACGCGGTTTATTTATCATTGATAAAGCAGGTATTGTGCAACATGCCACCATTAATAATCTTGCCTTTGGACGTAGTATTGACGAAACCCTGCGTACTCTTAAAGCGATTCAGCATACTCAGATCCATGATGATGAAGTTTGTCCTGTGGATTGGCAGCAAGGTATGGCGACCATCAAAGTCAAATAA
- the pseB gene encoding UDP-N-acetylglucosamine 4,6-dehydratase (inverting) has protein sequence MPINEKSSILVTGGTGSFGKKFVELLLQKFPNIQRLVIYSRDELKQFEMSQQFSETKHLGLRYFIGDIRDVRRLTRACEGIDIVVHAAALKQVPAAEYNPIEFIRTNILGSENVIEAALDCGVKRVVALSTDKAAAPINLYGATKLCADKLFVAANNIKGSRDLRFSVVRYGNVMGSRGSVIPFFLQKRHEGVLPITDPQMTRFNITLEEGVNMVIWAIENAWGGEIFVPRIPSYRITDVATAIAPDCEQRIVGIRAGEKVHEEMITTSDSFTTVDCGEYFAILPVNGDLIDRYCESGAKMVEAGFSYNSGQNKQFLNVDELRELIKVHVDQSFAV, from the coding sequence ATGCCAATTAATGAAAAAAGCTCAATCCTAGTTACGGGTGGTACTGGTTCTTTTGGTAAAAAGTTTGTAGAACTGCTTCTCCAAAAATTCCCTAATATTCAGCGTCTAGTCATTTATTCGCGAGATGAATTAAAACAGTTTGAAATGTCTCAACAGTTTTCTGAAACAAAACATTTAGGATTGCGTTATTTCATCGGTGATATTCGCGATGTACGACGCTTAACTCGCGCCTGTGAAGGAATTGATATTGTGGTTCATGCAGCGGCCCTCAAACAAGTCCCTGCTGCTGAGTACAATCCAATCGAGTTTATTCGTACCAATATCTTGGGTTCTGAGAATGTCATTGAAGCTGCTCTAGACTGCGGGGTAAAGAGAGTTGTGGCTTTGTCTACCGATAAGGCGGCGGCTCCGATTAATTTGTATGGGGCGACAAAGTTATGTGCTGACAAGTTGTTCGTTGCAGCTAACAATATCAAGGGTTCACGGGATCTACGTTTTAGTGTGGTGCGTTACGGCAATGTGATGGGTTCAAGAGGATCGGTGATTCCCTTTTTCTTGCAAAAGCGTCATGAAGGAGTTTTACCAATTACTGATCCACAAATGACGCGCTTTAATATCACCCTAGAAGAAGGTGTAAACATGGTGATCTGGGCGATTGAGAATGCTTGGGGTGGCGAGATTTTTGTGCCACGAATTCCGTCCTATCGAATTACCGATGTTGCCACGGCGATCGCCCCTGATTGTGAGCAGCGCATTGTGGGCATTAGAGCGGGAGAAAAAGTGCATGAAGAAATGATTACGACTTCAGATTCTTTTACAACCGTTGATTGCGGTGAATATTTCGCGATCTTGCCAGTGAATGGCGATCTGATTGATCGCTATTGTGAGAGTGGCGCAAAAATGGTTGAGGCTGGCTTTAGCTATAATTCTGGTCAGAATAAGCAATTTTTGAATGTTGATGAATTGAGGGAATTGATTAAAGTCCATGTCGATCAGAGCTTTGCAGTATGA
- a CDS encoding alpha/beta hydrolase gives MPNNLPPQNSQEAQDFILFAQHGWADTYHDIAQLARSLANSNTVTYTPDLGWINTWLEIAPLINKVEKVALEAIATHPQLPWRIVAHSMGGLIWLEVLNRHPEWLPKIHSLCLVASPVGGSDLGRLFDPFRWFPLMARDLGTNRRPIAEVIASKIPTLSVVGDIGHHTDGTVPVGCSQFAHASFVRLENIRHAPLKNHPRVADAVRQFWGNPIIAPLPTDPTSQLISKLRSLDLTETDNQNFAKAKLIQTGLEGTKIWIWTNALQVMHVFVSVGDRCVYSAYASWQAKEKLAIMLKTLMLKTV, from the coding sequence ATGCCTAACAATTTACCGCCGCAAAACTCACAGGAAGCTCAAGACTTTATTTTGTTTGCACAGCATGGCTGGGCGGATACGTACCATGATATTGCTCAATTAGCCCGATCGCTTGCAAACTCAAACACCGTTACCTATACCCCAGATCTAGGCTGGATCAATACTTGGCTAGAGATCGCCCCATTAATTAATAAAGTTGAAAAAGTCGCCCTAGAAGCGATCGCCACACATCCTCAATTACCGTGGCGAATTGTTGCCCATTCGATGGGTGGGCTAATCTGGCTAGAGGTTTTAAATCGCCATCCTGAATGGTTGCCGAAGATCCATAGCCTCTGTTTAGTCGCGTCACCCGTCGGCGGCTCCGATCTCGGCAGATTATTTGATCCATTCCGTTGGTTTCCCTTGATGGCGCGTGACCTTGGCACAAATCGCCGCCCCATTGCCGAAGTGATCGCCTCAAAAATTCCCACGCTTTCTGTTGTTGGTGATATTGGTCATCATACCGATGGCACAGTGCCTGTGGGTTGTTCCCAGTTTGCCCATGCTAGCTTTGTGCGTTTAGAAAATATTCGCCATGCCCCTCTTAAAAATCATCCGAGAGTTGCTGATGCTGTGCGTCAGTTTTGGGGAAATCCTATAATTGCACCGCTCCCAACTGACCCTACATCACAGTTAATCTCTAAACTGCGATCGCTTGATCTCACCGAGACTGATAATCAAAATTTTGCCAAGGCGAAGTTAATTCAAACTGGTTTAGAAGGGACAAAAATCTGGATTTGGACAAATGCTTTGCAGGTTATGCATGTATTTGTCAGTGTGGGCGATCGCTGTGTTTATAGCGCTTACGCTAGTTGGCAAGCCAAAGAAAAACTTGCCATAATGCTCAAAACTTTAATGCTCAAAACTGTATGA
- the pseC gene encoding UDP-4-amino-4,6-dideoxy-N-acetyl-beta-L-altrosamine transaminase — protein MTSYIPYGRQDINQQDIDAVVEILHSDWLTQGKAVERFEQTVADYCGVKYAIAVSSATAALHIACLAIGLGKQDHLWTSPNTFVASANCGLYCGAKVDFVDIDPHTYNLSIDELTHKLNGAEQQGRLPKVLVPVHFAGQSCEMQKISALSQQYGFQVLEDASHAIGGKYQGKAIGCCEFSDLAVFSFHPVKIITTGEGGMVLTNRDDLYEKLIRLRSHGITRNPDLMQGESHGAWYYQQLELGFNYRMTDIQAALGLSQMKRLDEFIARRQFLAQRYNHLLKDLPITLPYQHPDTESSWHLYVIRLHLDKIHKTHRQVFEELRQVGIGVNLHYIPVHTQPYYQSIGFRWGDFPKSETYYASAISIPLYYGLNKENQNRVVDNLRKSLT, from the coding sequence ATGACCTCTTATATCCCTTACGGTAGGCAAGATATCAACCAACAAGATATTGATGCAGTAGTAGAGATATTGCATTCTGATTGGTTAACTCAAGGCAAAGCTGTTGAACGTTTTGAACAGACCGTTGCTGATTATTGTGGAGTTAAGTATGCGATCGCTGTTTCTAGTGCTACAGCAGCCTTGCATATTGCTTGCTTAGCCATTGGATTAGGCAAGCAAGATCATCTCTGGACTTCACCAAATACCTTTGTAGCTTCAGCAAATTGTGGGTTATATTGCGGTGCTAAAGTCGATTTTGTGGATATTGATCCCCATACCTATAACTTGAGTATTGACGAATTGACGCACAAGTTAAATGGGGCTGAACAGCAAGGACGGTTGCCTAAAGTTTTAGTACCTGTACATTTTGCGGGACAATCCTGCGAGATGCAGAAAATCTCGGCTTTATCTCAACAATATGGATTTCAGGTACTAGAAGATGCTTCCCATGCGATTGGGGGGAAATATCAAGGCAAAGCGATCGGCTGTTGTGAATTTTCTGATTTAGCCGTATTTAGTTTTCATCCTGTGAAAATAATTACTACAGGTGAGGGGGGAATGGTGTTAACTAATCGTGATGATTTGTATGAAAAATTAATCAGACTGAGATCGCATGGCATCACTCGCAATCCTGATTTAATGCAAGGGGAATCTCATGGCGCATGGTATTACCAGCAACTAGAGCTAGGTTTTAATTACCGCATGACTGATATCCAAGCTGCTTTGGGCTTAAGTCAGATGAAACGTTTGGATGAATTTATTGCTAGAAGGCAGTTTTTAGCACAACGCTATAATCATCTATTAAAAGATTTACCGATTACTTTGCCCTATCAACATCCTGACACCGAATCTAGTTGGCACTTATATGTAATTCGCTTGCATCTTGACAAAATTCATAAAACTCATAGACAGGTATTTGAAGAGTTGCGTCAAGTTGGTATTGGTGTAAATTTGCACTATATTCCAGTCCATACTCAGCCTTATTATCAAAGTATTGGATTTAGGTGGGGGGATTTTCCTAAATCAGAGACATACTATGCCAGCGCTATTAGTATTCCTTTGTATTATGGACTGAACAAAGAAAATCAAAATCGTGTGGTTGACAATTTACGAAAGAGTTTGACTTAA
- a CDS encoding glycosyltransferase family protein, with translation MKVIIINQARMTSTRLPAKVMKQVLGKPLLEYQIERLKRVKLADQIVVATTINDTDQPIIDLCDRLSITSYRGSEDDVLARYHGAAIAHQADAVVRVTSDCPIIDPQVIDQVIQFYSDEYPKYDYVSNGLERTYPRGMDTEIFAFKVLDEAFYQSTAQSDREHVTPFIYRQHNRYKLGKVKYLENQGDYRWTVDMPEDFELIKKIIENLYPFKPDFTLEDCLALLFQNPEWNMINKHIKQK, from the coding sequence ATGAAAGTTATAATTATAAACCAAGCAAGAATGACCTCTACTCGTCTACCTGCCAAAGTAATGAAGCAAGTGTTGGGAAAGCCTTTGCTGGAATATCAAATTGAGAGATTAAAACGAGTTAAATTAGCTGATCAAATTGTCGTAGCGACTACCATCAATGATACTGATCAACCAATTATTGACCTATGCGATCGCCTATCTATTACTAGCTATCGTGGCTCTGAAGATGATGTTTTAGCTCGTTATCATGGAGCAGCGATCGCCCATCAAGCTGATGCTGTAGTTCGAGTTACTTCCGATTGCCCCATAATTGATCCTCAAGTAATCGATCAAGTTATCCAGTTTTATTCAGATGAATATCCTAAATACGACTATGTTTCTAACGGTCTAGAAAGGACTTATCCTCGCGGCATGGATACTGAGATATTTGCTTTCAAGGTCTTAGATGAAGCCTTTTATCAATCAACTGCTCAGTCAGACAGAGAACATGTCACCCCCTTTATTTATCGGCAGCATAATCGGTATAAACTAGGAAAAGTTAAGTACCTCGAGAATCAAGGTGATTATCGATGGACAGTAGATATGCCAGAAGATTTTGAATTAATAAAGAAGATAATTGAAAATTTATATCCATTCAAACCAGATTTCACACTAGAAGATTGCCTTGCTCTACTATTCCAAAATCCTGAGTGGAATATGATTAATAAACATATCAAGCAAAAATAG
- a CDS encoding helix-turn-helix domain-containing protein, whose amino-acid sequence MAVKLALDDKQEILRLYRESDATTTQLAKQFGISTSTVLRLLQELIPADEYRQLVGQKKAEGKRGSRINYDIGGFQVNQLALIPDDLPLTPEASNPDCETNFDQGDETAIAMDDNLDETLNIEESDLDDEDLEDDEDEDEDDLVDEDNLDLDEDELDQDFTDEDDADSGLPMFADLSGGHSIGDRLEILPLDRADLPLICYIVVDRIAEIITRPLKDFKDLGAIPPEESLSKTIPIFDNHRVARRFSHHNQRVIKFPSDLIHITRPKLVQKGITRILFSGQVYTLS is encoded by the coding sequence ATGGCTGTTAAACTTGCGCTGGATGATAAACAAGAAATACTTCGCCTCTATCGTGAGTCCGATGCGACCACGACCCAGTTGGCGAAGCAGTTTGGCATTAGTACGAGTACGGTCTTGCGACTGCTACAAGAGCTAATACCTGCTGACGAGTATCGACAATTGGTAGGTCAAAAAAAGGCTGAAGGAAAAAGAGGATCGCGGATCAATTATGATATTGGCGGTTTTCAGGTAAATCAGCTTGCTTTGATTCCTGACGATTTGCCACTAACTCCTGAAGCTAGTAACCCTGATTGTGAAACAAATTTTGACCAAGGTGATGAAACGGCGATCGCGATGGATGACAATCTAGATGAAACTCTGAATATTGAAGAAAGCGACCTCGATGACGAAGATCTAGAGGACGATGAAGACGAAGATGAAGATGACTTGGTTGATGAAGATAATCTTGATCTAGATGAGGATGAGCTAGATCAAGACTTCACCGATGAAGATGATGCTGATTCTGGCTTACCAATGTTTGCTGACCTCAGTGGTGGTCATAGTATCGGCGATCGCCTTGAAATCTTGCCCCTAGACAGAGCTGATTTACCTTTAATTTGCTATATCGTTGTCGATCGCATTGCCGAAATTATTACTCGCCCCCTTAAGGACTTTAAAGATCTCGGTGCAATTCCACCTGAGGAGTCACTGTCAAAAACAATTCCAATTTTTGATAATCATCGGGTAGCAAGACGGTTTTCCCATCACAATCAGCGTGTGATTAAGTTTCCTAGCGATTTGATTCATATCACCCGTCCTAAACTTGTTCAAAAGGGCATTACGCGCATCCTATTTAGTGGTCAGGTGTATACGTTAAGTTAA
- a CDS encoding response regulator: protein MAEQKKAVLMMHTDQAQGELWQTALATQQLEVIWENISLDLVQYLEKCDRQQLPDLLIMDMAIKSPTSETLQSSSVCQWISKQQAPTKVVLFNPRQEKIKDIEHSWALRRGASDVLPRLSPENLMAEVARVTALIGCSLISQPLEKIAKSIGAKTGATQPRASELAVKSEVDALKPSSKSETKNNSKANQKSNAGEVVMYRGVRIRR from the coding sequence ATGGCTGAACAAAAAAAAGCTGTTTTAATGATGCACACCGATCAAGCACAAGGGGAATTGTGGCAGACAGCTTTGGCAACTCAGCAATTAGAAGTAATTTGGGAAAATATTTCCTTAGATTTAGTGCAGTATTTAGAAAAATGCGATCGCCAACAGTTACCAGATCTATTGATTATGGACATGGCAATCAAAAGCCCTACTTCCGAGACATTGCAATCATCATCGGTTTGTCAATGGATATCTAAGCAACAAGCTCCGACCAAAGTTGTGTTATTTAATCCTAGACAAGAAAAAATCAAAGATATCGAACATAGTTGGGCTTTGAGACGAGGAGCCTCTGATGTGTTACCACGACTATCGCCTGAAAATTTAATGGCTGAAGTTGCCAGAGTAACAGCTTTGATTGGCTGTTCCTTGATTTCCCAGCCCTTAGAAAAAATTGCTAAAAGCATAGGAGCTAAAACTGGAGCTACACAACCTAGAGCGAGTGAGTTAGCAGTTAAGTCAGAAGTTGATGCTCTCAAACCAAGTTCAAAATCTGAAACTAAAAATAATTCTAAAGCTAACCAAAAGTCGAATGCTGGGGAAGTAGTTATGTATCGGGGAGTAAGAATTAGGCGATAG
- a CDS encoding cupin domain-containing protein yields the protein MSPVKEAPSAIASIALNGESIHGHHGPTVERPWGSFTTLEEGRGYKIKRIEVKSGHRLSLQMHHHRSEHWIVVSGTAKVTCGDQETMISTNQSTYVPKCTAHRLENPGVIPLILIEVQNGEYLGEDDIIRFQDDYARHEKK from the coding sequence ATGTCACCAGTAAAAGAAGCTCCTTCGGCGATCGCCAGCATTGCGTTAAATGGGGAATCAATCCATGGACACCATGGCCCAACTGTAGAACGTCCTTGGGGTTCTTTTACCACACTCGAAGAAGGACGAGGTTACAAAATCAAGCGCATCGAAGTGAAATCAGGGCATCGTCTGAGTTTGCAAATGCACCACCATCGCAGCGAACATTGGATTGTAGTTTCAGGTACGGCAAAAGTGACCTGTGGCGACCAAGAAACGATGATTAGCACCAATCAATCGACCTATGTACCTAAATGTACAGCACACCGCCTAGAAAATCCGGGGGTCATCCCTTTGATCCTGATCGAGGTACAGAATGGCGAGTACTTGGGTGAAGATGACATTATTCGCTTCCAAGATGACTACGCACGTCACGAAAAGAAATAA
- a CDS encoding pseudaminic acid biosynthesis-associated methylase, translating into MEEYTTEQENFWAGIFGTDYIKRNNSQELLASNLAFFSRTLSKAGTLTSCIEFGANIGMNLRAIKLLYPNIKLSAVEINQDAARELSNFIGDNSVFTGSIFDYHVEKQSDIVLIKGVLIHINPDKLEATYKKIYDASSRNILICEYYNPSPVAIPYRGHSDRLFKRDFAGEMLDMYKDLKLIDYGFAYHRDPAFPQDDINWFLMEKRDKNA; encoded by the coding sequence ATGGAAGAATACACAACAGAACAAGAAAACTTTTGGGCAGGAATTTTTGGTACTGACTATATTAAGCGAAATAATAGTCAAGAATTGCTCGCATCAAATTTAGCTTTTTTTAGTCGTACTTTATCAAAAGCTGGGACTTTAACATCTTGTATTGAATTTGGGGCGAATATTGGCATGAACTTAAGGGCTATTAAGTTGCTCTACCCAAATATCAAGTTGAGTGCGGTAGAGATTAATCAAGATGCAGCAAGAGAACTCAGTAACTTTATTGGTGATAATTCAGTATTCACGGGTTCAATATTTGACTATCATGTTGAGAAACAATCGGATATAGTTCTAATTAAAGGTGTTCTGATTCATATCAATCCAGATAAGTTAGAAGCTACTTACAAGAAAATATATGATGCATCAAGTCGGAATATTCTCATTTGTGAATATTACAATCCTTCACCAGTTGCTATCCCCTATCGTGGTCATAGCGATCGCCTATTCAAACGTGACTTTGCAGGCGAGATGTTGGATATGTACAAAGATTTAAAGTTGATTGATTACGGATTTGCTTATCATCGAGATCCTGCATTTCCTCAAGACGACATCAACTGGTTTCTAATGGAAAAGAGAGATAAAAATGCTTAA
- a CDS encoding DegT/DnrJ/EryC1/StrS family aminotransferase has translation MNKIPPFDVSQQYQQIGDRLNKAALEVLASGQYIGGQTVSQFENEFANYIGSDYGIACNSGTDALYLAMRALDIGEGDEVITSPFTFFASAETISMTGAKPVFVDIEAHSFNINMDLIEAAITDRTRAIMPVHLFGRSVDMTSLMAIAQKHNLYVIEDCAQATGATFNGQKVGNIGDIGCFSFYPTKNLGGCGDGGMMTTKSAEVAEKLKILREHGSPKRYYHEYIGMNSRLDSLQAALLQVKLPYLDKWNDQRREISDRYTDLLKEANIPHLVTPHHCTGSVWNQYTVCIGSGKRDYVQTQLREQNIITMIYYPLPLHLQSVYKHLGYKKGDFPVTEDICDRVLSLPMFPELSAEQQERVVSTLKDILK, from the coding sequence GTGAATAAAATTCCTCCCTTTGATGTATCGCAGCAGTATCAACAAATTGGCGATCGCCTCAACAAAGCTGCCTTAGAAGTACTAGCATCAGGGCAATACATTGGCGGACAGACTGTAAGTCAGTTTGAGAATGAGTTTGCCAATTATATTGGCTCTGATTATGGTATTGCTTGCAACTCAGGTACTGATGCTCTGTATTTAGCAATGCGAGCCTTGGATATTGGGGAGGGCGATGAAGTAATTACTTCACCATTTACTTTTTTTGCGAGTGCGGAAACGATCAGCATGACTGGGGCAAAACCAGTATTTGTGGATATAGAAGCACATAGTTTCAATATCAATATGGATCTCATCGAAGCCGCCATCACTGATCGCACCAGAGCAATCATGCCTGTACATTTGTTTGGACGATCGGTTGATATGACGAGTTTGATGGCGATCGCCCAAAAGCATAATCTTTATGTGATCGAAGACTGCGCTCAAGCAACAGGTGCAACTTTCAACGGCCAGAAAGTAGGAAATATTGGGGATATCGGTTGTTTTAGTTTTTATCCAACCAAAAATCTCGGTGGCTGTGGTGATGGTGGCATGATGACAACCAAAAGTGCTGAAGTTGCTGAGAAATTAAAAATTTTGCGTGAACATGGTAGTCCTAAGCGCTATTACCACGAATATATCGGCATGAACTCTCGTCTGGATTCATTACAGGCGGCTCTCTTGCAAGTGAAATTACCCTATCTCGACAAGTGGAACGATCAACGTCGCGAAATTAGCGATCGCTATACAGATTTGCTCAAGGAGGCAAATATTCCTCATCTTGTAACTCCTCACCATTGCACAGGCAGTGTCTGGAATCAATATACAGTTTGTATTGGATCAGGCAAGCGAGATTATGTACAGACACAACTGCGAGAGCAAAATATCATTACGATGATTTACTACCCTTTGCCCTTACATTTGCAATCGGTCTACAAGCATCTTGGCTATAAAAAAGGTGATTTCCCTGTTACCGAAGATATCTGCGATCGCGTACTATCTTTACCAATGTTTCCTGAACTAAGCGCAGAGCAACAGGAGCGAGTCGTCAGTACGTTAAAAGACATTCTCAAATAA